One window from the genome of Bacillota bacterium encodes:
- a CDS encoding XTP/dITP diphosphatase, with protein MRRLVLATRNQGKEREFRELLADLPLAVVGLGAYPNAPEVAEDGSSFAENALAKARQVAAYTGEIALADDSGLEVDALGGRPGIHSARFAGPRANDADRIDKLLELLKDVPPPLRTARFQAAIAVVWPRDACGDVPRTLAVQESCEGRITEAPRGTGGHGFDPVFYHEPSGKTFAEMTMEEKNEVSHRGRAARAIRRLLLSQECL; from the coding sequence AAGGAGCGAGAGTTCCGGGAACTCCTGGCCGACCTGCCCCTCGCGGTCGTCGGCCTGGGGGCCTATCCCAACGCTCCGGAAGTAGCCGAGGATGGCTCTTCCTTCGCCGAGAACGCCCTGGCCAAGGCGCGCCAGGTGGCCGCCTATACCGGCGAGATCGCCCTGGCCGATGATTCCGGGCTGGAGGTCGACGCCCTCGGCGGCCGCCCGGGGATCCACTCCGCCCGCTTTGCCGGACCGCGAGCCAACGACGCCGATCGCATCGATAAGCTGCTGGAGCTTCTCAAGGACGTGCCGCCGCCGCTTCGGACGGCCCGTTTTCAAGCCGCCATCGCCGTTGTCTGGCCGCGCGACGCCTGCGGCGACGTCCCGCGGACCCTGGCCGTCCAAGAGAGCTGCGAAGGGCGGATCACCGAGGCACCGCGTGGGACCGGCGGCCATGGCTTCGATCCCGTCTTCTACCACGAGCCGTCGGGCAAGACCTTCGCCGAGATGACCATGGAAGAGAAGAACGAAGTCAGCCACCGCGGCCGGGCGGCAAGGGCGATTAGGCGGCTGTTATTGTCGCAAGAGTGCCTGTGA